A genome region from Gymnogyps californianus isolate 813 chromosome 4, ASM1813914v2, whole genome shotgun sequence includes the following:
- the JCHAIN gene encoding immunoglobulin J chain, with amino-acid sequence MKSSLLLCVALAVSLGFVLVAGSPWDSEDEEYVLVNNKCQCVTVTSKFVPSKENPDEEILERNIRILVPLKARENISDPTSPLRTTFIYRMTELCKKCDPIEIELGGETYQAQQSTSCNEPETCYTYNRDKCYTTTFPFFYHGEKTNVKAVLTPASCYAD; translated from the exons ATGAAGAGCTCTTTGTTGCTGTGCGTGGCCTTGGCCGTCTCCCTGGGGTTCGTCCTTGTGGCAG GTTCTCCATGGGACTCTGAGGATGAGGAGTACGTGCTGGTCAATAACAAGTGTCAGTGTGTAACAGTGACCTCAAAGTTTGTCCCCTCCAAAGAAAATCCTGATGAAGAAATCCTGGAGAGAAACATACGCATCCT AGTCCCCCTGAAGGCTCGAGAGAACATCTCTGACCCCACCTCCCCACTCAGAACCACTTTTATCTACCGCATGACTGAACt ctgcaaaaAATGCGATCCCATAGAAATTGAGCTGGGCGGTGAGACGTACCAGGCCCAGCAGAGCACCTCCTGCAACGAACCTGAAACCTGCTATACCTACAACAGGGACAAGTGCTACACCACAACCTTCCCATTCTTCTACCACGGGGAGAAGACAAATGTTAAAGCAGTTCTGACGCCGGCATCCTGCTACGCCGATTAG
- the FAM47E gene encoding protein FAM47E gives MSSKDFRESRLRFSDCLNGQRWIFLKKGLDDFRDGFPPSPDNMIVYGRKRPVSITLQNSTLKSLSTVPWKKKKWAKMQVCLSKLSPLQQARRDYVAQIECCLNQHPLGLYPRLEKSISPKLLKEVAGVLDPEMLLKSKAGYNDYEEENQPLQEVLNHMEDAQSQVTASKTQVQ, from the exons ATGTCTTCTAAGGACTTTCGAGAAAGCAGACTGAGGTTCTCGGACTGCCTTAATGGCCAGCGCTGGATATTCCTGAAAAAAGGTCTAGATGACTTCAGAGATGGCTTTCCTCCTTCACCTGATAACATGATTGTGTATGGTAGAAAGAGGCCTGTCTCAATTACCCTTCAAAACAGCACACTGAAATCTTTGTCCACAGTtccatggaagaaaaagaagtgggCCAAAATGCAGGTCTGTCTTTCCAAGCTCAGCCCGCTGCAGCAAGCCCGGAGGGATTATGTTGCACAGATAGAGTGCTGTCTGAACCAGCATCCCTTAGGGCTCTACCCACGCTTGGAAAAAAGTATCTCCCCAAAG CTCTTGAAAGAGGTTGCTGGTGTCCTGGAtcctgaaatgcttttgaagaGCAAGGCTGGCTACAACGACTATGAAGAGGAGAACCAACCCCTTCAGGAGGTGCTGAATCACATGGAGGACGCGCAAAGCCAAGTAACAGCTTCCAAGACACAAGTACAGTGA
- the UTP3 gene encoding LOW QUALITY PROTEIN: something about silencing protein 10 (The sequence of the model RefSeq protein was modified relative to this genomic sequence to represent the inferred CDS: deleted 2 bases in 1 codon) encodes MRTRRGTVLRPPPGPAEEEEEDGGEEVPGGQAGPEGLADEVEDFHEAQFQAVMAALESGEEAGESEEEEDEEVLGLQLPEEDSEEDDGEEEEEEEEVQGLDLYVDHSAEEAGESEEDEDGEGEEEEENEVEDEDGDLSMESDLEERRQDTKLPHELSWGQRKQLYYDTDYGSDAQAKSKRSQQEVDAEEEEEEQEAQVIQRRLVQDLGEDDYGLDVIQGYLAEQQKTHESEGQKIDKDLQALSKKEQLKLLKQESPELLQLIEDFEVKLMELKDELHPLLQMVKNGTIPQGKGSRYLQTKYHLYLNYCANISFYLVLKSKRMPVHSHPVIERLVAYRNIINDLAVIDQKLSSQVRMLLKNYYDKKEDELRKEKKFAVFLPLDVKKNKSKRAPALANGRATADEPSDESELDEEAALKYYKMMEEKLKLKRKRTEDQDTLEEEAVLEGEDPNKKRGVTYQMIKNKGLTPRRKKIDRNPRVKHREKFRRAKIRRKGQVREVRRELHRYAGELSGIRAGVKKSRKLQ; translated from the exons ATGAGGACTCGCCGCGGCACCGTCCTgcggccgccgcccggccccgccgaggaggaggaggaggatggcgGAGAGGAGGTGCCCGGCGGCCAGGCGGGCCCCGAGGGCTTGGCGGATGAGGTGGAGGACTTCCATGAGGCGCAGTTCCAGGCGGTGATGGCGGCCCTGGAGAGCGGGGAGGAGGCCGGGGagagcgaggaggaggaggacgaagaagtgctggggctgcagctgcccGAGGAGGACAGCGAAGAGGATGAC ggtgaggaagaggaggaggaggaggaggtacaGGGGCTGGATCTTTATGTGGACCACAGTGCAGAAGAGGCTGGAGAAAgtgaggaggatgaggatggagaaggtgaggaggaggaggaaaacgAGGTTGAAGATGAAGATGGGGACCTGTCCATGGAAAGCGACTTGGAGGAGCGCCGTCAGGACACCAAGCTCCCCCACGAGCTCTCCTGGGGCCAACGCAAGCAGCTCTACTACGACACGGACTACGGGAGCGATGCCCAGGCCAAGAGCAAGCGTAGCCAGCAAGAAGTCGAcgctgaggaagaggaagaggagcaggaggctcAAGTCATCCAGAGGCGGTTGGTGCAGGACTTAGGGGAAGATGATTACGGGCTGGATGTGATCCAGGGCTATctggctgagcagcagaaaaCCCACGAGAGCGAGGGGCAGAAGATTGACAAGGATTTGCAGGCCCTTTCCAAGAAGGAGCAGCTGAAGCTGCTGAAGCAGGAGTCCCCTGAGCTCCTGCAGCTGATTGAGGACTTTGAAGTCAAGCTAATGGAGCTCAAGGACGAACTGCACCCGCTGCTGCAAATGGTCAAAAACGGCACTATCCCGCAAGGGAAAGGCAGTCGCTATTTGCAGACCAAGTATCATCTCTACTTGAATTACTGTGCCAATATCAGTTTCTATTTGGTTTTGAAGTCAAAGAGGATGCCGGTTCATAGTCACCCCGTTATCGAACGGCTGGTTGCTTATAGAAATATAATCAATGACCTAGCTGTTATTGATCAAAAGTTATCCTCGCAAGTTCgtatgcttttgaaaaactaCTATGATAAGAAGGAAGACGAATTACGGAAGGAGAAGAAGTTTGCGGTGTTTCTGCCACTGGatgttaagaaaaacaaatcaaaacgTGCTCCTGCGCTTGCTAATGGCCGGGCTACTGCTGATGAACCGTCAGATGAGTCGGAGCTGGATGAAGAGGCTGCCCTAAAATACTATAAGATGATGGAGGAGAAGTTGAAACTCAAGAGGAAGAGAACTGAAGACCAAGACACACTTGAAGAAGAAGCAGTGTTGGAAGGAGAGGACCCAAATAAAAAGAGAGGTGTGACCTATCAGATGATCAAGAACAAAGGCCTCACACCCAGAAGGAAGAAGATCGATCGCAACCCCAGGGTCAAGCATCGGGAGAAGTTTCGGCGAGCCAAGATTCGCCGCAAGGGCCAGGTCCGTGAAGTTCGGAGGGAATTGCACAGATATGCCGGGGAACTGTCTGGCATTCGCGCGGGAGTTAAGAAAAGCAGGAAGCTTCAATGa